Proteins co-encoded in one Pseudochaenichthys georgianus chromosome 22, fPseGeo1.2, whole genome shotgun sequence genomic window:
- the alms1 gene encoding serine-rich adhesin for platelets, translated as MEPRDKVTASARLPADEDTIQSVGQTSINQPGAQRQRQPRLDTDSWELQQRWQRSFEPEFQDSNLSPSLSLLPAHSGVEQNFTEYSLFQQSDSEFAPLRALPDISVASERFHVPLQDHTSQASERGSLSQYPLDQATNLSGEGVSSCCSLSQHSLSPGDEGRREEKVHPPAIATTYRRGVPSSDDSDRREEDSGTQTDPPDTPVGEAAQYDISFLSKDVPAQHLLELLEKDIGMQSSSSALSSSSETSVKVALSFAEDSKSIQVCKPGFEQSMGKREGPPGEASLPQQQSKQPDRGLFPDQSQTLSSEESNITMGLRSTKPDDSSEELHRELLSEVERRSSREHEFKNQQRKSSTPPVISLTPFPTGASEVKPSAIRTHVGGLQWTGAFSAGFERGHREQDLWLSGNHTGIDGSYLGFIPQSQSTPGVFKAPSKSSVKAKLGQLSAIESNIENSSQSNTGISPQPAVPATDPPKTTNQSRGETTSAEVQSLPSLNYMQKVDAWRANQSSGNAALFDSLALQGFSSVSPKQNAYEAVSEPLNLILSQQAGRLQPIAAHQEVTQSSSKAPSGSTSPRRGEAVGRAPRDQDNSATRTSASPFGRSQSHSSLSTIVMSVQKDQQSKRPAVQPPPRISLGQFSDVSLDHDLTLSSSQESYTSGVKLATSIGASSVVSLEVDNYAPYWTSKMSTPPPMARQREIDIEQRIPLYLRNLGIDQSPSTILTPFAPRGPIREPEFSPTDLCTIKGSIGTPTKSPLPSEGGSPHKGEFSRCSILSVDSSISIPLSLGSLGESERRLAPSSLPDEDSYPSSPQQHMDSSLTSSQNTITLGDRYDSDLSLATKSTDSDLVSPLQTSRSLEQSAEDSMVSSKALMEIRKLLSQAGNMVSSGSSVESSAPTAVPRLLSDDNIFLSLRKTPSPLQDSSSSVTEDPRARFSPLWARSASDSMLTSERLRENSIGRETSSGQPNYPSTQALTSTGAYRRPQDVGRGAGSLVLSQSARRAEPEGCSAAPVDNTVPPQPPSPALSLQLTSTTTDTEEEMQASLEGPIQSSSPPPALENSDQGVMSDGSSESLLAVRVAQLLQNESPATMVSSTASLTDNEESKALEWIKLKISGQQCEPLVLDKEDRRRIEEIKRDLLLKNPTKSQGSTDTESSAASSIQVFREPDPLQKAATLPPPGVANKQLLPGLHTDLSYSSLPLQSLLRPDLEAQINAIAAKEGVTLPRKSPQALTSITIATRRRSTSLSPSTSPAPPLSPAPGLLHLAELSTGAVPFPKANIQLPPMDKEDKSTALVFDTSNNLTSRSVPANRKREDAVGGQFEEPPPPSRGISQEDAKEGNTQGVRQDEELSVQISPAPDVDQEHEHAPGSSTSESRDRTGHVSHVHLTLSPKAKDVRSSHTDAVVKLPQKEFVPLRPSSSAASSPDVGLCSPPEWYDTQRGPERADTSTLFTTSVPQGGKASTSTQSFAPRSVVSQRALPTVSPAVPVLLPYKPRGSEELFYIPQTEADVSSIEPSETTMESSHTGSDDAVPPRFSSDVLGRRDAGVERGVPIRHSEGIYSRRPKPGGVKMQELRHRGVSANGPSQTRETQTPKPSPQATAAAAAPPRLRDQGTSPLQFPSCAQPEQNRVRFQPDVVDVDSDTALHHLTTSSVPQRGGEGAPERRDSHLRPPAAPQSSSTLDQLWESFCDRWSPEESRPISEREASLLQRLERLSRLIHSTRGNNMSGLQDGEQGRSREDASGKERTKDVGVGSELRGGRKVEGEPPVLRQAWTQSLQVEDTSVPAEEDSFTCSSSQSPHLCPADRDESEALSSMSGSGSMSTVDTARLVRAFGAHRVQSLKTSSGLRRLYSAIDKQKEGREPRRGGGREPPHITTLSETTGTDESTVAPDSASSTSTYTLPSPRGPSRTLAAKKAVRVVSRGIQTGDLEIVSNGTPRHTRDVGTTFPSPGEARTSSSSSLDRGGGGGRSQGSQKQRKSKRSPPKSYPEGVSWFIAAEDLRSEGRKENRPEEEETSRQSSAWFEPHSKMHPWREPLRQRQIHEEGNRHHAEHDLERRTKTISSGLARISLQEALEMRRPDFISQSRRRVKCLALQAEDRKRQEVFIRERDDVFSWTGGRGRLLRPKGAALLRRAVPRKEMIQRSKQIYESLPEVQRMREEERRRVEYRSYRLNAQFFNKRITNHVLGRRTAWR; from the exons atggagCCTCGAGAT AAGGTGACGGCTTCTGCTCGGTTGCCAGCAGATGAAGATACAATTCAGTCTGTTGGACAAACATCCATAAACCAGCCGGGAGCTCAGAGGCAGAGGCAGCCCAGGCTGGACACGGATAGCTGGGAGCTTCAACAGCGATGGCAGCGCTCGTTTGAGCCAG AATTTCAGGACAGCAACCTGTCTCCATCCCTCTCCCTGTTGCCTGCACACTCTGGAGTGGAACAAAACTTCACTGAATATTCTTTATTCCAACAAAGTGACAGTGAATTTGCCCCTTTAAG GGCGTTGCCCGACATCTCTGTGGCATCAGAGAGGTTTCACGTTCCTCTCCAGGATCACACCTCTCAAGCCTCCGAGCGCGGCTCCCTGTCCCAGTACCCTTTAGACCAGGCTACCAACCTGTCTGGAGAGGGAGTGAGCAGCTGCTGCTCTCTGTCCCAACACAGCTTATCTCCAGGAGACGAAGGCAGACGAGAGGAAAAAGTGCACCCACCAGCGATTGCAACCACTTACAGAAGGGGAGTACCATCCAGTGATGATTCAGATAGAAGAGAGGAAGACTCAGGGACTCAAACTGACCCTCCAGACACGCCAGTAGGAGAGGCTGCTCAATATGACATATCCTTTCTGAGTAAAGATGTTCCTGCCCAGCATCTTCTAGAGCTCCTTGAGAAAGATATTGGCATGCAAAGCAGTAGTAGTGCTCTTTCCTCTTCCTCTGAGACCTCTGTGAAGGTGGCTTTATCTTTTGCAGAAGATTCTAAAAGCATTCAAGTTTGCAAACCAGGCTTTGAGCAAAGCATGGGTAAAAGAGAAGGTCCTCCAGGTGAAGCTTCTCTTCCCCAGCAGCAGTCCAAACAACCTGACAGAGGCTTAttccctgaccaatcacagacatTGTCATCGGAGGAAAGCAACATAACCATGGGGCTCCGCAGCACTAAACCCGATGACAGCAGTGAAGAGTTACACAGAGAGTTGCTGTCTGAGGTAGAGAGGCGCAGCAGTCGAGAACATGAATTTAAAAACCAACAGCGTAAAAGTTCTACACCACCCGTCATATCTCTCACACCATTTCCCACAGGGGCTTCTGAAGTCAAGCCAAGTGCCATCAGAACTCATGTTGGTGGCCTGCAGTGGACAGGAGCGTTTTCAGCCGGCTTTGAGCGCGGCCACAGAGAACAAGACCTCTGGCTCTCTGGGAACCACACAGGGATTGATGGGTCCTACCTGGGTTTCATTCCACAATCTCAATCCACTCCAGGGGTGTTTAAAGCCCCATCCAAATCCAGTGTCAAGGCTAAATTAGGGCAACTCTCTGCCATAGAATCTAACATAGAGAACTCTTCCCAGTCAAACACAGGGATCTCTCCGCAGCCAGCTGTTCCTGCAACTGATCCCCCTAAAACAACAAATCAGAGCAGAGGGGAAACCACCTCTGCTGAAGTCCAGTCTCTCCCAAGTCTCAACTACATGCAGAAAGTAGACGCCTGGAGGGCAAATCAGAGTTCAGGCAATGCAGCACTGTTTGATAGCTTGGCACTGCAAGGATTTTCCAGCGTCTCTCCTAAACAGAACGCTTACGAAGCAGTATCTGAACCCTTGAATCTCATCCTGAGTCAGCAGGCGGGGAGGTTACAGCCAATTGCTGCCCATCAGGAGGTCACACAGAGCTCCTCCAAGGCTCCCTCTGGCTCCACTTCTCCaaggagaggggaggccgtggGCAGGGCTCCCAGAGACCAAGATAACTCTGCAACAAGAACTTCTGCATCACCCTTTGGCAGGTCTCAGTCCCACTCCTCTCTAAGCACCATTGTCATGTCGGTGCAGAAAGATCAGCAGAGTAAAAGACCTGCAGTTCAGCCCCCGCCTCGCATCAGCCTCGGTCAGTTCAGCGACGTGTCTCTTGATCACGATTTGACACTCTCAAGTTCCCAAGAAAGTTACACCAGTGGAGTTAAATTAGCAACGTCCATCGGAGCATCTTCTGTTGTCAGTCTGGAGGTTGATAACTACGCTCCGTACTGGACTTCGAAAATGTCTACACCACCACCGATGGCAAGGCAACGAGAGATAGACATCGAACAACGAATTCCG TTGTATCTCCGTAACCTGGGTATTGACCAGTCTCCCTCAACTATTTTAACTCCATTTGCACCAAGAGGGCCAATCAGAGAGCCGGAGTTCTCTCCCACTGATCTCTGTACGATTAAAGGATCTATTGGAACACCAACCAAGAGCCCCTTACCCTCTGAAG gtGGCAGTCCCCATAAAGGAGAGTTTTCCAGGTGCAGCATTCTGTCAGTGGACTCCAGTATATCCATCCCGTTGAGCCTGGGCAGTCTCGGTGAGAGTGAACGCAGACTGGCTCCCTCCTCCCTGCCGGATGAAGACTCCTACCCTTCCAGCCCGCAACAGCACATGGACAGCAGCTTAACCAGCAGCCAGAACACCATAACACTCGGAGACAGGTACGACTCTGACCTCTCCTTAGCTACCAAGAGTACGGATTCAGACTTGGTGTCTCCCTTGCAAACGAGCCGAAGTTTGGAGCAAAGCGCCGAAGATTCCATGGTTAGCTCTAAAGCCTTGATGGAAATCCGTAAACTCCTCTCTCAGGCGGGGAACATGGTGTCTTCTGGGTCTTCTGTAGAATCCTCTGCCCCCACTGCAGTGCCCCGTTTGCTCTCTGATGATAACATCTTTCTCTCACTGAGGAAGACACCCAGCCCCCTCCAGGACTCTTCCTCCTCAGTTACTGAGGATCCCAGAGCTCGATTCTCCCCGCTGTGGGCCAGGTCTGCATCCGACTCCATGCTGACCTCAGAGAGACTGAGAGAAAACTCTATTGGTCGAGAGACTTCATCGGGGCAGCCCAATTATCCGTCCACACAAGCTCTTACTTCCACAGGTGCGTACAGGAGGCCACAGGATGTTGGTAGAGGTGCAGGATCCCTCGTCCTCTCCCAATCAGCCCGACGTGCAGAGCCGGAGGGCTGCAGCGCTGCCCCCGTCGACAACACCGTCCCACCACAaccaccttcaccagctctgagtcTACAGCTCACCTCTACTACTACAGACACAGAGGAGGAAATGCAGGCTTCTCTGGAAGGTCCTATACAGAGCAGCTCCCCCCCGCCTGCTCTGGAGAACAGCGATCAGGGAGTGATGAGCGACGGCAGCAGTGAGAGCTTGCTGGCGGTCAGAGTGGCGCAGTTACTGCAGAATGAGTCTCCGGCCACCATGGTGTCCAGTACAGCCAGCCTCACTGACAATGAGGAGAGCAAAGCTTTGG AGTGGATAAAGCTGAAGATCTCAGGGCAGCAGTGTGAGCCTCTCGTGTTGGATAAAGAAGATAGGAGGCGGATTGAGGAGATCAAGAGAGATCTGCTGTTAAAAAACCCCACGAAG AGTcagggcagcacagacacagaGAGCAGTGCAGCGTCCAGTATTCAAGTGTTCAGGGAGCCGGATCCACTTCAGAAAGCAGCCACACTCCCTCCACCAGGTGTTGCTAACAAACAGCTGCTGCCGGGCCTCCACACAGACCTCTCTTACTCCAGCTTGCCGCTTCAAAGCCTCCTCCGCCCAGATCTAGAAGCTCAGATAAATGCGATCGCTGCCAAAGAAGGAGTAACTCTACCTAGGAAAAGCCCTCAAGCCCTCACCTCCATCACCATCGCCACACGTAGACGctccacctctctctctccctccacgTCGCCTGCACCTCCTCTCAGTCCAGCACCAGGGCTGCTCCACCTGGCTGAGCTCTCCACAGGAGCAGTCCCATTTCCCAAAGCTAACATTCAGCTCCCTCCGATGGATAAGGAAGATAAGTCGACAGCATTGGTGTTTGATACGAGCAATAACCTAACATCTCGGTCAGTGCCAGCGAATCGGAAGAGGGAAGACGCTGTAGGAGGCCAGTTTGAAGAACCTCCCCCACCCTCACGGGGTATAAGTCAAGAGGATGCCAAAGAGGGGAACACACAGGGTGTCAGGCAGGATGAAGAACTATCCGTCCAGATCAGCCCTGCTCCTGATGTTGATCAGGAACATGAACATGCCCCAGGTTCATCCACGTCTGAGTCTCGAGACAGGACCGGTCACGTCTCACATGTCCATCTCACTCTGTCCCCCAAAGCCAAAGATGTCCGCTCCAGTCACACTGACGCTGTTGTGAAGCTGCCTCAGAAAGAGTTTGTTCCCCTCAGACCCTCCTCATCTGCTGCCAGCAGTCCCGATGTGGGTCTGTGCAGTCCTCCAGAGTGGTACGACACACAGCGAGGGCCAGAGAGAGCCGACACCTCCACCCTGTTTACAACCTCTGTGCCTCAGGGAGGGAAGGCCTCCACATCCACACAATCCTTCGCACCAAGAAGCGTTGTGTCGCAGAGAGCTTTGCCCACTGTATCGCCAG CCGTGCCTGTGCTGTTGCCGTACAAACCTCGTGGCAGTGAGGAGCTGTTCTACATCCCGCAGACCGAAGCTGACGTCTCCTCCATCGAACCCTCTGAAACCACCATGGAGAGCTCCCACACAG GCTCAGACGACGCTGTGCCCCCCCGCTTCAGCAGTGACGTCCTCGGACGCAGAGACGCTGGAGTGGAGCGAGGAGTTCCCATCAGACACTCAGAGGGGATCTACAGCCGGAGGCCGAAGCCAGGAGGCGTCAAGATGCAGGAGCTCAGACACCGAG gTGTATCAGCTAATGGACCTTCACAAACAAGGGAGACTCAAACTCCGAAGCCGTCTCCCCaggcaacagcagcagcagctgcccCCCCCAGGCTGAGAGACCAGGGGACGAGCCCCCTGCAGTTCCCCAGTTGCGCTCAGCCGGAGCAGAACCGTGTGAGATTTCAGCCTGATGTTGTGGACGTGGACTCCGACACGGCGCTCCATCACCTCACCACCAGCTCTGTCCCtcagagaggaggggagggcgCCCCGGAGAGGAGGGACTCTCACCTCCGCCCCCCCGCTGCCCCGCAGAGCAGCAGCACTCTGGACCAGCTGTGGGAGAGTTTCTGTGACCGCTGGAGCCCGGAGGAGTCCCGACCGATCAGCGAGAGAGAGGCTTCGCTGCTGCAGCGCCTCGAACGCCTGTCCCGTCTCATCCACAGCACGAGGGGGAACAACATGTCAGGACTGCAGGACGGAGAGCAAGGAAGAAGCAGAGAAGATGCTTCAGGGAAAGAAAGAACAAAGGACGTCGGAGTAGGTAGTGAGCTCAGAGGAGGCAGAAAGGTTGAAGGTGAACCTCCAGTCCTCCGTCAGGCCTGGACACAGAGTCTGCAGGTGGAGGACACTTCTGTTCCTGCAGAGGAGGACTccttcacctgcagctcctcccagaGTCCCCACCTGTGTCCTGCCGACAGAGACGAGTCAGAGGCGCTGTCCTCCATGTCCGGCTCAGGCTCCATGTCCACTGTGGACACGGCGCGGCTGGTCCGGGCCTTCGGGGCACACCGAGTCCAAAGCCTGAAGACGAGCTCCGGCCTCAGGAGACTGTACAGCGCCATCGACAAGCAGAAAGAAGggagggagccgaggagaggggGGGGCAGAGAGCCGCCTCACATCACCACGCTGTCAGAGACCACCGGCACCGACGAGTCCACA GTTGCTCCTGATTCTGCGTCTTCCACCAGCACGTACACCCTGCCCTCCCCCCGCGGCCCCTCCAGGACCCTGGCAGCCAAGAAGGCTGTTAGAGTCGTGAGCAGAGGCATCCAGACAG GTGACCTAGAGATAGTCAGCAATGGGACTCCACGACACACCAGAGATGTTGGAACCACTTTCCCTTCCCCTGGTGAAGCCCGAACATCTTCCTCATCCAGCTTAgatagaggaggaggaggtgggagGAGTCAGGGATCACAAAAACAGAGGAAGAGCAAGAGAAGCCCGCCGAAGAGCTACCCCGAAG GTGTCTCGTGGTTCATCGCTGCTGAGGACCTGAGGTCAGAGGGGAGGAAGGAGAACcgaccagaggaggaggagacgagCAGGCAGAGCAGCGCCTGGTTTGAACCGCACAGCAAAATGCATCCATGGAGAGAACCGCTGCGACAGAGACaaatccacgaggagggaaacagacatcATGCTGAACACGACTTAGAGCGTAGAACCAAAACAATATCCTCTGGTCTGGCACGCATCTCTCTCCAG GAAGCTCTGGAGATGCGGCGTCCGGACTTCATCTCTCAGTCCAGGCGGAGGGTGAAGTGTCTGGCTCTGCAGGCGGAGGACAGGAAGCGACAGGAAGTCTTcatcagagagagagacgatGTCTTCAGCTGGACCGGAGGCAGAGGGAGGCTGCTGAGGCCCAAAG GCGCCGCTCTGCTCAGGAGAGCCGTTCCCAGGAAGGAGATGATTCAGAGATCCAAACA GATTTATGAGTCGCTCCCGGAGGTgcagaggatgagagaggaggagaggagacgaGTGGAGTATCGATCGTACCGTCTGAACGCTCAGTTCTTCAACAAG AGAATCACTAACCATGTCCTGGGCAGAAGAACAGCGTGGCGGTGA